A genomic segment from Mycobacteriales bacterium encodes:
- a CDS encoding FAD-linked oxidase C-terminal domain-containing protein, with translation ITGEHGVGLLKRGGMRLELSPEVLAMQQAVKQTLDPLNLFNPGKVVGIP, from the coding sequence GATCACCGGCGAGCACGGGGTCGGCCTGCTCAAGCGCGGCGGCATGCGCCTGGAACTCTCGCCGGAGGTGCTGGCCATGCAGCAGGCGGTGAAGCAGACCCTGGACCCGCTGAACCTGTTCAACCCCGGCAAGGTCGTCGGAATCCCCTGA